The Pseudomonas sp. KU26590 genomic sequence TGGTGTGCACTTTACGGTGCAGGATCGCCTGGAACTCGTCGGCGAATGTGTAGTAACGACCGATCAGGTTCTCGCCACGAGCGGCGAAACGGTTGTAAGCGATGACCGCAGGGATCGCTGCGAACAGGCCGATGGCGGTGGCAATCAACGCTTCGGCGATACCCGGTGCAACGGTGGCCAGGGTGGCCTGCTGCGCAGTGGCCAGACCGCGGAAGGAGTTCATGATCCCCCAGACGGTACCGAACAGACCGACGTATGGGCTGGTAGAACCCACGGTTGCCAGAAATGGCAGGCTCTGCTCGAGTTTTTCTTCTTCACGGGAGATCGCGACGCGCATGGCGCGTGCAACACCTTCCATGACGGCGTCTGGATCAACGCCCGCCTGCTGACGCAGACGGGAAAATTCCTTGAAGCCCGCGCGGAAGATCTGCTCAACGCCTGAGTCCGGATCCGGGTTGCTGCCAGCCTGACGGTAGAGCTTGGACAAATCGATGCCTGACCAGAAGCGCTCCTCAAAGCTCTCCAGTGCCCGACGTCCGGCGCGCAGCATGGCGCTGCGCTGAAAAATCATGACCCACGAGGTGACCGAGGCGGCCACCAGGATCAGCATCACCAACTGCACAACCACGCTGGCATTGCTGACCAAACTCCACATGGAGGAATGGTCGACGACGTTAGCTTCCACGCTGTATCTCCTGCTCTGAATGTGTACCCGCGCCGCCCTGCCCGGCAAAGGCCGTGCGCAGAGCTTCGGGAATGGCCCGGGGTTTCAAACTGTCGGCGCGCACACACGCCACCAAAAACTGCCCTTCACAGAGCAGCACATCATCCGCAGCCCGCCTGACCTGTTGCTGAAAGCGCAGGCTGGCGCGGTTCAATTCGATTACTTCGGCGCTGATCAGCAGTTCGTCATCCAGCCGCGCGGGCTTGTGATAGCGAGCCTCGCTTGAATGCACGACAAACAACAGGTTCTCGATACCCGCCATTGCGGATTGGGCAAAGCCCAGTTCCCGCAGTCGCTCGGTTCGAGCCCGCTCCATGAATTTCAGGTAATTGACGTAGTAAACGATGCCGCCGGCATCGGTGTCCTCGTAATAAACGCGACAACGATGTGCGAACGACTGAGCCCCGTTTTGCGCGCGCATACTCTAGTGCTTACTCCTCAGGTTGCCAATCCGGCCAGGCAACTGTTTTCACTGTTTTTTCTGCCAGCAGCACATCACGTTGCGGTGACTGCCCGTCTGACCATCAAACACCCGAATAAATCGGTTGATCGTGCATTTATTCGTCAGGGTCTTCGACCGGCTCATCAATCACCACCCGGTCGCCCATCCGCGAGGGAATGTTCAGACCGAAGTGCAGATACGCATGCCGCGTGACCATGCGGCCGCGAGGTGTGCGCATCATATAGCCTTGCTGTATCAAATAGGGCTCCAGCACGTCCTCAATTGTGTGACGTTCTTCGCTGATGGCCGCGGCAAGGTTATCCACCCCGACCGGCCCGCCATCGAACTTCTCGATCATCGTCAGCAGCAAGCGCCGGTCCTGATGATCGAAACCGCGCTCGTCGACGTCCAGCAGGTTCAGCGCAAGGTCAGCAATGGCCTTGGTGATCTCCCCCTTGGCGCGTACCTCGGCGAAGTCCCGCACCCGACGCAGCAACCGGTTGGCGATCCGTGGCGTTCCCCGCGCACGACGGGCAATCTCGAATGCGCCTTCGTCCTCGATGTACAGCCCGAGAATTTTCGCTGAACGCGACACGATCGTTGCAAGATCCGCGGTGCTATAGAACTCAAGACGCTGCACGATACCGAAACGGTCACGCAGCGGATTGGTCAGCATGCCCGCGCGGGTAGTTGCACCCACCAGCGTGAACGGCGGCAGATCGAGCTTGATGGAGCGCGCCGCAGGGCCTTCACCGATCATGATGTCCAGCTGGAAATCTTCCATTGCCGGGTACAGCACTTCCTCGACAATGGGTGACAGACGGTGGATTTCATCGATGAACAGCACGTCGTGCGGCTCAAGATTGGTGAGAATCGCCGCAAGATCACCCGGCCGTTCGAGCACGGGGCCCGAGGTGCTCTTGATCGACACGCCCATTTCCTGGGCGATGATATGCGCCAGCGTGGTTTTACCCAGACCCGGCGGACCGAAGATCAGCGTGTGGTCCAGCGCTTCATTGCGCCCGCGCGCCGCCTGGATGAACAGCTCCATTTGCTCACGCACGGTGGGCTGACCGATGTAGTCGGCCAGGCTCAGCGGACGGATCGCACGGTCCAGTTGCTCGTCACGGTCACGCCCGGTGGCGGCGATCAGACGGTCGGCATCTATCACTTACAGCATCCCCTTCAGTGCGCGGCGAATGAGGTCTTCGCTGCTGAGATTCTTGTCCTTGATCGCGGTCACTGCCTTGCTCGCTTCCTGGGGTTTGTAGCCCAGGGAAATCAACGCGCTGACAGCATCCGACTCGGCCGTCGCCACCGCAACCGGCGCGCCCGGCCCGTCCGATACCAGCGCGAAGGTGCCCGGCAACGAATCCCACGCCTTGAAGCGATCCTTCAGTTCGACCAGCAGACGCTCGGCGGTCTTCTTGCCAACGCCCGGGACGCGGGTCAGCGCGGAGGTGTCCTGCGCCTGGACACAGCGCACCAACTCGTCCACTTCCAGCGTCGACATCAGGGCCAGCGCCAGCTTCGGCCCGACACCGTTCAGGCGAATCAGCTCTCGGAACATCTCGCGGTCACGCTTTTCGTAGAACCCGAACAGCAGGTGTGCGTCTTCGCGGACCACCAGATGGATATGCAGCGTCACGGTTTCGCCCAGATGAGGCAGCCGATAAAGCGTGGTCATGGGCACTTCGACTTCGTAACCCACGCCGTTGACATCCAGTACCAGATGCGGCGGCTGCTTCTCGACCAACGTACCGCGTAGACGTCCAATCACGAATCAAATCCTTTCCAGATGCCCGCCGCTGGGACGGGCCGTGCTAACACAAATAATGCCATCAGAGCCGCAAGCGACCGCCACGACTGCGCGCGGTATTAAGGCCGTGAGGGATGAGACTGGATCGGGTATGCGCGTGACACATGGCGATTGCCAGTGCGTCCGACGCATCCACTTGGGGCTTGGTGGTCAGCTTGAGCAGGTGCATGACCATCATCATCACCTGATCCTTGTTGGCGCCGCCTGTTCCTGCGACGGCCTGCTTGACCTGAGTCGCGGTGTACTCGGCGATCTCCAGTCCCTCTTCGGCGCCTGCAACGATCGCGGCACCACGGGCCTGGCCCAGCTTCAAGGCCGAGTCCGGGTTACGCGCCATAAACACTTTCTCAATGCCCATCGTCACTGGGCCGTATGTCTGAATGACCTCGCGCACGCCGCGATACACGATCTGCAGCCGCTCATGAAGCAAGCCGGTGCCCGTGCGAATGCAGCCCGAGGCCACGTACTCGCAGCCGCGTCCGGTGTCACGCACCACGCCGAAGCCGGTAATTCGTGAACCGGGGTCAATACCTAAAATAAGAGTCATAACGCCTGCAGCTTGAGAGGTAACGCGAACAATTGGACGCAGCATAAAGGCAGAAGCCGGAGGCCGATAGCGTTGATCATCAACGCTTCGTGCGCTCCGGCCTCAAGTCCGAGCGGGTAAACGATCAGCCAAGCTGCTCCAGCACCTCGTCCGGGATTTCTGCGTTGGAATAGACATTCTGCACGTCGTCCAGGTCTTCCAGCATATCGATCAGCTTGAGGACCTTTTCCGCCATGTCCAGATCGAGCACCGCACTGGTGGTCGGCTGCATCACGATTTCCGCATCGGCGGGCGTGAAACCAGCGGCTTCCAGCGCGTTGCGCACGGCATAGAAACTGGAGAACGAGGTAAAGACGTCAATGGAGCCGTCTTCGTGGGTGACCACGTCGTCAGCGTCCGCTTCCATGGCGGCTTCGATCAGCGCGTCTTCATCAACGCCCGGTGCAAAGGAAACCTGCCCCTTGCGCTCGAACAGATAGGACACCGAACCGTCAGTCCCCAGGTTGCCACCGCATTTGCTGAAGGCATGACGCACGGCAGCCGCAGTCCGGTTACGGTTATCGGTCATGGTTTCGACCATGACCGCAACGCCGCCGGGGCCGTAGCCTTCGTAACCCAGTTCGACCATGTCATCGGCATCGGCGGCGCCGGCACCACGAGCGATGGCGCGGTCGATGATGTCGCGACTCATGTTCGCGCCCAGGGCCTTGTCCTGCGCCAGACGCAGACGCGGGTTCGACGCCGGGTCAGCACCGCCCTGACGGGCAGCGACGGTCAGTTCGCGGATCC encodes the following:
- the tolQ gene encoding protein TolQ, with protein sequence MEANVVDHSSMWSLVSNASVVVQLVMLILVAASVTSWVMIFQRSAMLRAGRRALESFEERFWSGIDLSKLYRQAGSNPDPDSGVEQIFRAGFKEFSRLRQQAGVDPDAVMEGVARAMRVAISREEEKLEQSLPFLATVGSTSPYVGLFGTVWGIMNSFRGLATAQQATLATVAPGIAEALIATAIGLFAAIPAVIAYNRFAARGENLIGRYYTFADEFQAILHRKVHTSEE
- the ybgC gene encoding tol-pal system-associated acyl-CoA thioesterase, with translation MRAQNGAQSFAHRCRVYYEDTDAGGIVYYVNYLKFMERARTERLRELGFAQSAMAGIENLLFVVHSSEARYHKPARLDDELLISAEVIELNRASLRFQQQVRRAADDVLLCEGQFLVACVRADSLKPRAIPEALRTAFAGQGGAGTHSEQEIQRGS
- the ruvB gene encoding Holliday junction branch migration DNA helicase RuvB gives rise to the protein MIDADRLIAATGRDRDEQLDRAIRPLSLADYIGQPTVREQMELFIQAARGRNEALDHTLIFGPPGLGKTTLAHIIAQEMGVSIKSTSGPVLERPGDLAAILTNLEPHDVLFIDEIHRLSPIVEEVLYPAMEDFQLDIMIGEGPAARSIKLDLPPFTLVGATTRAGMLTNPLRDRFGIVQRLEFYSTADLATIVSRSAKILGLYIEDEGAFEIARRARGTPRIANRLLRRVRDFAEVRAKGEITKAIADLALNLLDVDERGFDHQDRRLLLTMIEKFDGGPVGVDNLAAAISEERHTIEDVLEPYLIQQGYMMRTPRGRMVTRHAYLHFGLNIPSRMGDRVVIDEPVEDPDE
- the ruvA gene encoding Holliday junction branch migration protein RuvA, coding for MIGRLRGTLVEKQPPHLVLDVNGVGYEVEVPMTTLYRLPHLGETVTLHIHLVVREDAHLLFGFYEKRDREMFRELIRLNGVGPKLALALMSTLEVDELVRCVQAQDTSALTRVPGVGKKTAERLLVELKDRFKAWDSLPGTFALVSDGPGAPVAVATAESDAVSALISLGYKPQEASKAVTAIKDKNLSSEDLIRRALKGML
- the ruvC gene encoding crossover junction endodeoxyribonuclease RuvC — its product is MTLILGIDPGSRITGFGVVRDTGRGCEYVASGCIRTGTGLLHERLQIVYRGVREVIQTYGPVTMGIEKVFMARNPDSALKLGQARGAAIVAGAEEGLEIAEYTATQVKQAVAGTGGANKDQVMMMVMHLLKLTTKPQVDASDALAIAMCHAHTRSSLIPHGLNTARSRGGRLRL
- a CDS encoding YebC/PmpR family DNA-binding transcriptional regulator yields the protein MAGHSKWANIKHRKERQDAKKGKIFTKWIRELTVAARQGGADPASNPRLRLAQDKALGANMSRDIIDRAIARGAGAADADDMVELGYEGYGPGGVAVMVETMTDNRNRTAAAVRHAFSKCGGNLGTDGSVSYLFERKGQVSFAPGVDEDALIEAAMEADADDVVTHEDGSIDVFTSFSSFYAVRNALEAAGFTPADAEIVMQPTTSAVLDLDMAEKVLKLIDMLEDLDDVQNVYSNAEIPDEVLEQLG